The following proteins come from a genomic window of Legionella cherrii:
- the rpsP gene encoding 30S ribosomal protein S16, with protein MVVIRLSRGGAKKRPFYHMVVTDSRKRRDGSYIERIGYFNPVARGQEVRLHIDAEKLSQWQKVGAQLSDRVSALVKEFNKKGQAA; from the coding sequence ATGGTCGTTATACGTTTATCAAGAGGTGGCGCCAAAAAGCGTCCGTTTTATCATATGGTCGTTACTGACAGTCGCAAACGCCGCGATGGCAGTTATATTGAGCGTATCGGTTATTTTAACCCTGTAGCACGTGGGCAAGAAGTACGTTTGCACATTGATGCAGAAAAATTAAGCCAATGGCAAAAAGTAGGCGCACAATTGTCTGATCGCGTAAGCGCTTTAGTCAAAGAGTTTAATAAAAAAGGCCAAGCTGCTTAA
- the rplS gene encoding 50S ribosomal protein L19, which yields MTNIIDQLNAEQMQGKEIPVFNPGDTVLVQVKVIEGNRERLQAFEGVVIAKRNRGLNSAFTVRKISHGVGVERVFQTYSPIVDSITVKRRGDVRRAKLYYLRNLAGRAARIKEKLTGKKAD from the coding sequence ATGACTAATATTATTGACCAACTGAATGCTGAGCAAATGCAAGGTAAAGAGATCCCTGTTTTCAACCCAGGTGATACTGTTTTGGTTCAAGTGAAAGTAATTGAAGGTAACCGTGAGCGTTTACAAGCATTTGAAGGTGTTGTTATCGCAAAACGTAATCGCGGTTTGAATTCTGCATTCACTGTTCGTAAAATCTCTCACGGTGTTGGTGTAGAGCGTGTGTTCCAAACTTACAGTCCTATTGTTGATAGCATTACCGTAAAAAGACGTGGTGATGTGCGTCGTGCTAAACTTTATTACCTCCGTAACTTAGCTGGTCGTGCAGCACGCATCAAAGAAAAGTTAACCGGTAAAAAAGCAGATTAA
- the rimM gene encoding ribosome maturation factor RimM (Essential for efficient processing of 16S rRNA) gives MNNQDNWIVIARFGRPHGVKGFVTVHSFTEPRDNVLKYTNWHAFINNKWQPIKLLRAEVQTKSIIAQIEGYPERESVAHLTNIEIAVQQEQLETLKPGEYYWHQLIGMNVINQKGQSFGTVTEIIPTGANDVLVVEGNKRHLIPYLLDQFILDIDTNQQLITVDWDMDF, from the coding sequence GTGAATAATCAGGACAACTGGATAGTAATAGCCCGTTTTGGGCGGCCACATGGTGTTAAAGGTTTTGTTACGGTTCACTCCTTTACAGAGCCTCGAGATAATGTGCTGAAGTATACAAATTGGCATGCCTTTATCAACAATAAATGGCAGCCAATAAAATTATTGCGTGCTGAAGTGCAAACTAAATCCATCATAGCCCAAATTGAAGGTTATCCTGAACGCGAGTCAGTAGCTCACCTCACTAATATAGAAATTGCAGTTCAACAGGAACAACTGGAAACACTAAAACCTGGTGAATATTATTGGCATCAACTTATAGGAATGAACGTGATAAACCAAAAAGGTCAATCTTTTGGGACTGTCACCGAAATAATTCCTACAGGTGCAAATGATGTTTTGGTTGTAGAAGGTAATAAAAGACACTTAATACCTTACTTACTCGACCAATTTATATTAGATATTGATACCAACCAGCAATTAATTACTGTTGATTGGGATATGGATTTTTAA
- the ffh gene encoding signal recognition particle protein, protein MFETLTERLTRTFKNLRGQGRLTEENVQHALREVRLSLLEADVALPVIKEFIEQVKQKALGQEVLTELNPDQAFIKIVHDELIHIMGDERAELNFKTQPPAVFLMAGLQGSGKTTSTAKLARYLKESENKKVMVTSVDVYRPAAIQQLKVLADQIGVTFFPAEANEQPLAIAKKSLDAAKKQYMDVLLIDTAGRLHIDADMMAEIKGLHKEINPIETLFVVDSMTGQDAANTAKAFHEALPLTGVILTKTDGDARGGAALSVKQITGQPIKFIGSGEKVEALEPFHPERIASRILGMGDILTLIEEVERKADKQASEKLAKKLKKGKSFDLEDFKQQLLQMNNMGGISGMMSKLPGVSQMMPQQAMKQVSDKAMAQTIAIINSMTPKERRIPKLIVGSRKKRIALGSGTQIQDVNKLLKQFEQMQKMMKKFTKPGGMQKMMRGLGGMAGLKGILPDDFK, encoded by the coding sequence ATGTTTGAAACCTTAACCGAACGTTTGACTCGCACCTTTAAAAATTTACGGGGACAGGGTCGATTAACTGAAGAGAATGTACAACACGCCCTGCGCGAAGTCAGGCTTTCACTGCTTGAAGCAGATGTTGCATTGCCTGTTATTAAAGAATTTATTGAACAAGTAAAACAAAAAGCATTAGGGCAAGAAGTCTTAACGGAATTAAATCCTGATCAAGCCTTTATTAAAATCGTTCATGATGAATTAATCCATATCATGGGCGATGAGCGTGCCGAGCTTAATTTTAAAACCCAACCACCTGCAGTTTTTTTAATGGCAGGATTGCAAGGCTCTGGTAAAACAACCAGTACTGCGAAATTAGCTCGTTATTTAAAAGAGTCTGAGAATAAAAAAGTAATGGTAACCAGCGTCGACGTCTATCGACCTGCAGCAATACAACAGCTTAAAGTATTGGCCGATCAAATAGGTGTTACCTTCTTTCCAGCAGAGGCCAATGAACAGCCACTTGCCATTGCAAAAAAATCGCTTGATGCCGCAAAAAAACAATATATGGATGTTTTGCTGATTGATACAGCAGGCCGCTTGCATATTGATGCGGATATGATGGCTGAAATTAAAGGCCTGCACAAAGAAATTAATCCAATTGAAACCCTGTTTGTTGTCGACAGCATGACCGGGCAAGATGCTGCAAATACCGCAAAAGCTTTTCATGAAGCCCTGCCGCTAACCGGGGTCATTCTGACCAAAACCGATGGTGATGCACGAGGGGGAGCTGCTCTTTCTGTAAAACAAATTACCGGCCAACCGATTAAATTTATTGGAAGTGGTGAAAAAGTAGAGGCGTTGGAGCCGTTTCATCCTGAGCGGATAGCCTCAAGAATTCTTGGCATGGGAGATATTCTCACGCTGATTGAAGAAGTTGAGCGTAAAGCGGACAAACAAGCCAGTGAAAAACTTGCTAAAAAACTGAAAAAGGGCAAAAGCTTTGATTTGGAAGACTTTAAACAACAGCTTCTGCAAATGAACAATATGGGTGGTATTTCTGGAATGATGAGCAAACTACCAGGTGTCAGTCAAATGATGCCACAACAGGCAATGAAACAAGTTAGCGATAAAGCCATGGCGCAAACCATTGCCATTATTAACTCCATGACACCCAAAGAACGTCGTATACCCAAGCTTATTGTGGGTTCACGCAAAAAACGCATTGCTTTGGGATCGGGAACACAAATACAGGATGTGAACAAGTTATTGAAGCAATTTGAACAAATGCAAAAAATGATGAAAAAATTTACCAAACCTGGTGGAATGCAAAAAATGATGCGTGGACTTGGTGGAATGGCCGGTTTAAAAGGCATATTACCCGATGATTTTAAATAA
- the trmD gene encoding tRNA (guanosine(37)-N1)-methyltransferase TrmD translates to MVLHLGVISLIPEILNALNYGITGRAIEQKLVKIDYWNPRDWSSRPYRQVDDKPYGGGPGMVMMYEPLKGAIMQARSQMPSHCKTVYLSPQGKVIRQNDLNQVARDKQPLLFIAGRYEGIDERILQQYVDEEWSLGDFVLSGGELAATVFIDAIIRLIPGSLGHLGSAEQDSFMNGLLDCPHYTRPATVDGLEVPPVLIGGNHRDIELWRRKQSLGKTWLKRPDLLEKIQLSETDKQLLAEFMYEHGDS, encoded by the coding sequence GTGGTACTTCATCTCGGAGTAATCAGCTTAATACCCGAAATACTGAATGCGTTAAACTATGGCATTACGGGTAGAGCAATTGAACAGAAATTAGTCAAAATTGATTACTGGAACCCAAGAGATTGGTCTTCCAGGCCCTATAGGCAAGTCGATGATAAGCCTTATGGTGGCGGTCCGGGAATGGTTATGATGTATGAGCCCTTAAAAGGGGCAATTATGCAGGCGCGCAGTCAAATGCCGAGTCATTGTAAAACGGTTTACTTGAGTCCTCAAGGTAAGGTAATTCGACAAAATGACTTAAATCAAGTGGCACGTGACAAACAACCCTTGCTGTTTATTGCCGGGCGATATGAAGGAATTGATGAGCGTATTCTTCAACAATATGTTGATGAAGAATGGTCTCTCGGGGATTTTGTTTTAAGTGGCGGTGAGCTGGCTGCTACGGTATTTATCGATGCAATAATTCGTTTAATACCAGGGAGTCTAGGGCATCTTGGTTCAGCAGAACAAGATTCTTTTATGAATGGTTTACTGGATTGCCCTCATTATACTCGACCAGCAACCGTTGACGGGTTAGAGGTGCCACCCGTTTTGATAGGTGGTAATCACAGAGATATAGAACTGTGGCGAAGAAAGCAATCTCTGGGTAAAACTTGGCTTAAACGTCCAGATTTACTTGAAAAAATACAGTTAAGTGAAACAGATAAGCAATTGCTTGCTGAGTTTATGTATGAACACGGTGATTCCTAA